Proteins encoded in a region of the Inquilinus sp. KBS0705 genome:
- a CDS encoding family 20 glycosylhydrolase, whose protein sequence is MKLYKAATLSLFLIALAGTQVVAQTADNRYPIIPYPTTLVPANGSFIITPATVIVLPAGDKFVKEAAILNQFFENSFGKPLKKGAATGHFIRFKYDETITADEGYNLSITTSQLTLSAKTATGIFRGIQTIRQLLPVTAELESNQPLKSLLIPAATIHDEPAYAWRGMHLDVSRHFFSIAYLKKFINVMALYKFNKFHLHLTDDQGWRVEIKKYPKLTENGAWRTFNNQDTICMNKAVDNPDFIIDKQHIITKNGKTLYGGYYTQAQLKDLVAYAAARQIDIIPEIDMPGHMMAAINEYPYLSCDGKSAFGKLFSTPICPCLPSTFQFAQDVYSEIMDIFPSKYLHIGGDEVDQSLWAKSDECKALMQKEGLKNTAELQSYFINNMEKFFYSRGRKLIGWDEVLEGGISKTAVIMYWRTWVPKAPVEAAKHGNKVIMTPGNPLYFDAIPDKNSVPTVYDFNIIPKGLTDDEANNIIGAQANIWTEYIPSEKRADYMYMPRMTALAEVLWTHKKDYTSYQQRLTQQYNRLDILNVHYRLPDLSGFLSSNVFTYQDTLVVKKPLPGLTIRYTTNGTLPNSRSVVLSKPLIINQSQQIRLAAFKSDGSMGDVYDLQYQKQTLAEPETGKQVSDGLVVKQYAQFYKNTLAIPDTKPDGEFKVNSIEVPKEAEAPSFALKYRGYLDIPADGIYSFYLTCDDGGTLKIANREVVNNDGLHSAIEKNGQVALKKGLQPIALDFIEGGGGYSLKLKYSVNGSEPKDIPSNWLKN, encoded by the coding sequence ATGAAGTTATATAAGGCTGCCACACTGTCGCTTTTTTTAATAGCATTGGCGGGCACACAAGTTGTTGCTCAAACAGCAGATAATCGTTACCCCATCATCCCGTACCCAACAACGCTGGTACCGGCAAACGGCAGTTTTATAATTACTCCTGCTACTGTAATTGTATTGCCTGCGGGTGATAAGTTTGTAAAAGAAGCCGCTATACTTAATCAATTTTTTGAAAACAGCTTTGGCAAGCCATTAAAAAAAGGTGCAGCCACCGGGCATTTTATCAGGTTTAAATACGATGAAACAATAACTGCTGACGAAGGCTATAACTTAAGTATTACCACCTCGCAGTTAACCCTTTCGGCTAAAACGGCTACCGGTATATTTAGGGGGATACAAACTATAAGGCAATTACTGCCTGTAACTGCAGAGTTAGAAAGCAACCAGCCGTTGAAAAGCTTGTTAATACCCGCCGCTACCATACACGACGAACCGGCATACGCGTGGCGTGGTATGCATTTAGATGTATCAAGGCACTTTTTCTCGATAGCTTATCTCAAAAAGTTTATCAATGTAATGGCCTTGTATAAGTTCAATAAATTTCACCTGCATTTAACCGACGACCAGGGCTGGCGGGTAGAAATAAAGAAATATCCAAAATTAACCGAGAATGGCGCATGGCGTACATTTAACAACCAGGATACCATTTGTATGAACAAGGCGGTTGATAACCCCGACTTTATTATTGATAAACAACACATCATCACCAAAAATGGTAAAACCTTGTATGGCGGCTATTACACACAAGCGCAGTTAAAAGATCTGGTAGCTTATGCCGCTGCCCGACAGATAGATATCATACCCGAAATTGATATGCCCGGCCACATGATGGCTGCTATTAACGAGTACCCTTATTTAAGCTGCGATGGCAAAAGCGCGTTTGGTAAACTGTTTTCTACGCCTATATGTCCTTGCCTGCCATCTACTTTTCAGTTTGCGCAGGATGTGTATAGCGAAATAATGGACATTTTCCCCAGCAAATATCTGCACATAGGCGGCGACGAGGTAGACCAGTCGTTATGGGCAAAATCTGACGAGTGTAAAGCGCTGATGCAAAAAGAGGGTTTAAAAAATACCGCCGAACTGCAAAGCTACTTCATTAATAATATGGAGAAATTCTTTTACTCGCGAGGGCGTAAACTGATAGGCTGGGATGAGGTATTAGAGGGTGGCATAAGCAAAACCGCTGTAATAATGTACTGGCGCACATGGGTGCCTAAAGCACCCGTAGAGGCAGCTAAACACGGTAATAAAGTGATAATGACCCCCGGCAACCCTTTGTATTTTGACGCCATTCCTGATAAAAATTCTGTACCAACAGTGTACGATTTTAATATTATACCCAAAGGCTTAACAGATGACGAGGCTAACAACATCATAGGTGCCCAAGCAAACATCTGGACAGAATATATCCCATCTGAAAAACGTGCCGATTACATGTACATGCCCCGCATGACCGCACTGGCTGAAGTACTATGGACCCATAAAAAGGATTACACTTCTTATCAGCAACGCCTTACCCAACAATACAACAGGCTCGATATTTTAAATGTGCATTATCGCCTGCCCGATCTGTCGGGATTCTTATCATCTAACGTATTCACCTATCAGGATACGCTTGTAGTTAAAAAGCCCTTGCCAGGTTTAACTATACGGTATACCACAAATGGCACCCTGCCAAACAGCAGATCGGTAGTTTTAAGCAAGCCGTTGATTATTAACCAGTCGCAACAAATACGTTTGGCGGCGTTTAAATCAGATGGCTCAATGGGCGATGTATACGACCTGCAGTATCAAAAGCAAACCCTTGCCGAACCCGAAACGGGTAAACAGGTAAGTGATGGCTTAGTAGTTAAACAATATGCACAGTTTTATAAAAACACCCTGGCTATACCCGATACCAAACCCGATGGCGAGTTTAAGGTAAATAGTATAGAAGTGCCCAAAGAAGCCGAAGCGCCAAGCTTCGCGCTTAAATATCGCGGTTACTTGGATATACCTGCAGATGGTATATATAGCTTTTATTTAACTTGTGATGACGGCGGTACCCTTAAAATAGCTAATCGCGAGGTAGTGAATAACGACGGCCTGCACTCTGCCATCGAAAAAAATGGGCAGGTGGCATTAAAAAAGGGTTTGCAACCCATTGCCTTGGATTTTATTGAGGGAGGCGGTGGCTACTCGCTTAAATTAAAGTATAGCGTAAATGGTTCTGAGCCGAAGGATATACCATCAAACTGGCTAAAGAACTAA
- a CDS encoding glycoside hydrolase family 92 protein: protein MKYTKYYLLILICAACVGTSAQTKKHATTKQKGLAAYVDPFIGTGLHGHVFLGANVPFGAVQLGPVNIIAKDWDWCSGYNYSDSTIAGFAHTHLSGTGIGDLGDIQFMPTTGDIKVLSGTLNDYNSGYYSLFSHKEEVAEPGYYSVKLKRYNINAELTATSRVGFQQYTFPKADKAHIIIDLQKGIGWDHPVETYIKQVNDSTITGYRYSSGWAVDQKIYFAAVFSKLITKFAVYDSLAVATGTALKGRNVKGVVSFTTLAGEKVKIKVGISPVSMDNALLNIKAEADTWDFNKVRRNATKLWNNELGKATIKATPARMRTFYTALYHTMIAPSAFNDHNGDYMGTDKKIYHNPGFTNVTTLSLWDTYRSQNPLMTILHPTRVNDLINSMLTIYKQQGRLPVWHLMGNETDCMVGNSAIPVVVDAFLKGYKGFDAELAFEAVKNTAMKDLRGLKSVKALGYIPADSQTESVASGLEYSIDDWCIAQMALKLGKKADYEYFSKRGKNYVNYYDRETHFMRGRIADDKWRTPFSPFVSRHMKDDFTEGNAWQYTWLVPQDVEGLMQLLGGEKAFTKKLDSLFVVKGDMGNEASNDITGLIGQYAHGNEPSHHIAYLYAYAGQPYKTAEKVRFVLDNFYTTNKDGIIGNEDVGQMSAWYVLSALGFYPVNPANGAYVFGSPVINDAVLKVAGGKTFHIAIKGNIPGNMYIQSMVLNDKPYTRSYLLHADIVKGGNLVITMGSKPSGTWGIAPASRPKSIY from the coding sequence ATGAAATACACTAAATATTACCTGTTAATTTTAATATGTGCCGCATGTGTAGGCACATCTGCTCAAACAAAAAAGCACGCCACAACTAAACAAAAGGGATTGGCAGCATACGTAGATCCGTTTATTGGTACAGGCTTGCATGGGCACGTTTTTTTAGGAGCCAATGTGCCTTTTGGAGCAGTACAGTTGGGCCCGGTTAATATTATTGCCAAAGACTGGGATTGGTGCTCGGGCTATAACTATTCCGATTCGACCATTGCCGGCTTCGCGCATACCCATTTAAGCGGCACAGGTATAGGCGATTTAGGTGATATACAATTTATGCCTACCACCGGCGATATAAAGGTATTAAGCGGTACATTAAACGATTATAACAGCGGTTATTATTCGCTTTTTAGCCATAAGGAGGAGGTTGCGGAACCTGGCTATTATTCAGTTAAGCTAAAACGTTATAACATTAATGCCGAGCTTACTGCTACATCAAGGGTGGGTTTTCAGCAATACACTTTCCCAAAAGCAGACAAAGCGCATATTATTATCGACTTGCAAAAGGGCATAGGCTGGGATCACCCGGTAGAAACCTATATAAAGCAGGTAAACGATAGCACCATTACCGGCTACCGCTATTCTTCGGGTTGGGCTGTAGATCAAAAGATATATTTTGCGGCAGTGTTCTCTAAGCTTATTACCAAATTCGCTGTTTACGATAGCCTGGCTGTAGCTACCGGTACTGCACTAAAAGGCCGTAATGTAAAAGGTGTGGTTAGTTTTACCACGCTTGCAGGCGAAAAAGTTAAAATTAAAGTAGGTATATCGCCGGTAAGTATGGATAACGCCCTCCTAAACATCAAGGCCGAAGCTGACACCTGGGATTTTAATAAAGTAAGGCGAAACGCTACTAAATTATGGAACAACGAGTTAGGTAAAGCAACCATAAAGGCTACACCCGCCCGTATGCGCACCTTTTACACCGCTTTATACCACACCATGATAGCGCCATCGGCATTTAACGATCATAACGGCGACTATATGGGCACCGATAAAAAGATTTACCATAACCCGGGTTTTACCAATGTTACCACCCTGTCATTATGGGATACCTACCGCTCGCAAAACCCATTGATGACCATTTTACACCCAACCCGTGTAAATGATCTGATCAATTCAATGCTTACCATATACAAACAGCAGGGCAGGTTACCGGTTTGGCACCTTATGGGTAACGAAACCGACTGCATGGTAGGCAATAGTGCCATACCCGTTGTAGTTGATGCCTTTTTAAAAGGCTATAAAGGTTTTGATGCCGAACTGGCTTTTGAGGCAGTTAAAAATACAGCCATGAAAGACCTTCGCGGGTTAAAGTCGGTAAAGGCCCTGGGTTATATACCGGCCGATTCGCAAACAGAGAGCGTGGCATCGGGTTTAGAATATTCGATAGATGATTGGTGCATAGCGCAAATGGCGCTTAAACTTGGTAAAAAAGCCGATTACGAATACTTTAGCAAGCGTGGTAAAAACTATGTTAATTACTACGATAGGGAAACCCATTTTATGCGCGGCCGTATTGCCGACGATAAATGGCGTACACCATTCAGCCCTTTCGTATCGCGCCACATGAAAGACGATTTTACCGAGGGTAATGCATGGCAATATACATGGTTGGTGCCGCAGGATGTAGAAGGCTTAATGCAATTGTTAGGCGGCGAAAAAGCCTTTACCAAAAAGCTCGATTCGTTATTTGTTGTAAAGGGCGATATGGGTAACGAGGCATCGAACGATATCACCGGATTAATAGGCCAATATGCGCATGGCAACGAGCCAAGCCACCATATTGCCTACCTGTATGCCTACGCGGGCCAGCCATACAAAACCGCTGAAAAGGTAAGGTTTGTGTTAGATAACTTTTACACTACCAATAAAGACGGCATTATAGGCAACGAAGATGTTGGCCAAATGTCGGCCTGGTATGTGTTATCGGCACTTGGTTTTTACCCGGTAAATCCGGCTAACGGGGCTTATGTTTTTGGCAGCCCGGTAATAAATGATGCAGTTTTAAAAGTGGCAGGTGGTAAAACATTCCACATCGCTATTAAAGGTAACATACCAGGTAATATGTATATACAAAGCATGGTATTAAACGATAAACCATACACAAGATCGTACCTGCTACATGCCGATATTGTAAAGGGGGGTAACCTGGTTATTACCATGGGGAGTAAACCCTCGGGTACTTGGGGTATAGCACCTGCATCAAGGCCAAAATCGATATATTGA
- a CDS encoding DUF5009 domain-containing protein encodes MQQLPKRLLSVDVLRAVTMFFMIFVNDVGEVKGLPVWVDHAKKWQDALGFADIIFPGFLVIVGLSLPFAINNRVKKGESNKQIITYILTRAAALLIMGLFHVNMETYSATAILPKAVWALTITIAFFLIWLDYPATIAKLTRYSLITLGVVLLLAMAVVYKGGDDEIPHGMRPSWWGILGIIGWAYLVCAMVYYLAKGNLSTLIICWAVLVIINIIFHTLVSKGRLWVISDGASAALVMSGVIVSKIYSRLVELGKTQRIWAIFTAIGAGLIVAGLIIRPYTQGISKIRSTPAWVFICAGIAILVFEILVYLVDMRGKKDLFSWIRPAGTSTLTCYLMPYFQVYLLQLFHVEYPAFLTIGIVGILRSFATAFILIWLVGLMEKKHLRLTI; translated from the coding sequence ATGCAGCAATTACCTAAACGCCTGTTATCTGTTGATGTGCTACGCGCCGTCACCATGTTTTTTATGATCTTTGTGAATGATGTAGGCGAGGTAAAGGGACTGCCTGTATGGGTAGACCATGCCAAAAAATGGCAGGATGCGCTGGGCTTTGCCGATATCATTTTCCCCGGCTTTTTGGTAATAGTGGGGCTATCCTTGCCTTTTGCCATTAATAACCGCGTTAAAAAAGGCGAAAGCAATAAACAGATCATCACGTATATACTTACCCGTGCCGCGGCGTTGCTTATAATGGGGCTGTTTCATGTAAATATGGAAACCTATTCTGCTACCGCTATACTTCCTAAAGCGGTTTGGGCGCTTACTATAACCATAGCCTTCTTTTTAATTTGGCTGGATTATCCCGCTACAATTGCAAAACTAACCCGCTACAGCTTAATTACATTAGGTGTAGTACTGCTGCTGGCCATGGCCGTAGTTTATAAAGGCGGCGATGACGAAATTCCGCATGGTATGCGGCCATCCTGGTGGGGCATATTGGGTATCATTGGCTGGGCTTATTTAGTATGTGCGATGGTGTATTACCTGGCGAAAGGCAATCTTAGTACGCTTATTATTTGCTGGGCGGTGCTGGTCATCATCAATATTATCTTTCATACACTTGTTTCAAAAGGCAGGCTGTGGGTTATCAGCGATGGCGCATCGGCAGCTTTGGTAATGAGCGGCGTAATTGTGTCAAAAATATATTCAAGGCTGGTGGAGCTTGGTAAAACGCAGCGCATTTGGGCCATATTTACCGCTATAGGTGCAGGCCTTATCGTTGCCGGGCTTATCATACGCCCCTATACACAGGGTATATCTAAAATACGATCTACCCCGGCATGGGTGTTTATTTGCGCGGGCATAGCCATATTGGTGTTCGAAATATTGGTATACCTGGTAGATATGCGCGGCAAAAAAGACCTGTTCAGCTGGATACGCCCTGCCGGTACCAGCACACTTACCTGTTACTTAATGCCGTACTTTCAGGTATATTTACTGCAGCTTTTTCATGTGGAATATCCTGCATTTTTAACCATAGGCATAGTAGGTATATTGCGGTCGTTTGCTACTGCTTTTATACTGATATGGCTGGTAGGATTAATGGAAAAAAAGCACTTACGACTAACTATTTGA
- a CDS encoding glycoside hydrolase family 18 protein, giving the protein MNKPAILKSCAAVAGLLLCVPFLMAMVKPAPAFKPKRPKPVIIGYVGGYRGLIDTSMVHAEKLTHINYAFVDVQNNRAFLTHRKTDTVNFRILRKLKKVNPDLKILISIGGWKWSKNFSDAVLTDTARRAFAASAADIVRTYQLDGVDIDWEYPNDIGDGNVFRPADKRNFTLMFEALRNELDEVERVTGKKMLLTAAVGGFKRFLRNTEMDKVQRYLDYINLMTYDYSQDSLGIAVHHTSLYGSKIYETANYADRAVTDFVEAGVPVEKLVMGMAFYGRSNRVPDIIKAPLGVKTDGRMRAGGYTYIKDSILSNKAFKYYRDRNADAPYIFNATTKQFITYDDEWSIKQKCYYVMKHNMAGVMFWEYSDDKKEYLINVVNKSFK; this is encoded by the coding sequence ATGAATAAACCCGCAATACTAAAAAGCTGCGCTGCCGTAGCAGGCCTGCTGCTTTGTGTCCCCTTTTTAATGGCAATGGTAAAGCCCGCGCCGGCTTTTAAACCCAAGCGCCCTAAACCCGTAATTATTGGCTACGTAGGCGGCTACCGCGGCTTAATTGATACCAGTATGGTGCATGCCGAAAAGTTAACACACATTAATTACGCTTTTGTTGATGTGCAAAACAACCGCGCCTTTTTAACCCATCGCAAAACCGATACGGTTAACTTCAGGATACTGCGTAAGTTAAAAAAGGTAAATCCCGACTTGAAGATATTAATATCAATAGGCGGATGGAAGTGGAGCAAAAATTTTTCGGACGCAGTACTTACTGATACAGCTCGCAGAGCATTTGCCGCCAGCGCTGCCGATATAGTGCGTACTTATCAATTGGATGGGGTAGATATTGACTGGGAGTACCCCAATGATATAGGCGATGGCAACGTTTTTCGCCCGGCAGATAAACGCAACTTTACCCTGATGTTTGAGGCGCTGCGCAACGAATTGGACGAGGTAGAACGTGTTACCGGCAAAAAAATGCTGCTTACTGCCGCTGTAGGGGGCTTTAAACGCTTTTTGCGCAATACCGAAATGGATAAAGTGCAGCGCTACCTGGATTATATTAATTTGATGACCTATGATTACTCGCAGGATAGCCTGGGCATAGCAGTGCACCATACCAGCCTGTACGGATCAAAAATATACGAGACAGCCAATTACGCCGACAGGGCGGTAACCGATTTTGTAGAAGCCGGCGTACCGGTAGAAAAACTGGTTATGGGAATGGCTTTTTATGGGCGAAGCAACCGCGTACCCGACATTATTAAAGCGCCGCTTGGCGTTAAAACCGACGGCCGCATGCGGGCAGGGGGCTATACTTACATTAAGGACAGTATCCTATCGAACAAAGCATTTAAATACTACCGAGACCGCAATGCCGATGCACCCTATATTTTTAATGCCACCACCAAACAGTTTATTACCTACGATGATGAATGGAGCATTAAGCAAAAGTGCTATTACGTGATGAAGCACAACATGGCGGGCGTAATGTTTTGGGAGTATTCTGATGATAAAAAAGAATACCTGATCAATGTGGTAAATAAGAGTTTTAAGTGA
- a CDS encoding response regulator transcription factor — protein MNNICLVEDEDKVSAFIKKGLTEHKYGVDVFESGADALAALAQTDYNLVILDVMLPDMTGIEICRELRRQQPQVPVLMLSALGTIDDKVNGLHSGADDYLVKPFHFNELLARIEALLRRKKLAEGDSHILSFGGLKLNTWDKTAEREGVQISLTAKEYSLLELFIKNPGKLLSREFIMERVWGINFDTGTNMVDVYVNYLRNKIQKGFDKKLIHTVIGMGYILKD, from the coding sequence ATGAATAACATTTGCCTGGTTGAGGATGAAGACAAAGTTTCGGCGTTTATAAAAAAAGGGCTTACCGAGCATAAATACGGGGTAGATGTTTTTGAGAGTGGTGCCGATGCCTTAGCCGCATTAGCCCAAACCGATTATAACCTGGTGATACTGGATGTAATGCTGCCCGATATGACCGGCATTGAAATTTGCCGCGAATTGCGCAGACAGCAGCCACAGGTGCCCGTGTTAATGCTAAGCGCCTTAGGCACCATAGATGATAAGGTGAATGGCCTGCATTCCGGTGCCGACGATTATTTGGTAAAGCCCTTCCACTTTAACGAACTGCTGGCCCGTATAGAGGCCCTGTTGCGCCGTAAAAAACTCGCTGAAGGTGATAGTCACATACTAAGCTTTGGCGGCCTTAAATTAAACACCTGGGACAAAACAGCCGAACGCGAAGGGGTACAAATAAGCCTTACCGCCAAAGAATACAGTTTGCTTGAACTGTTTATTAAAAACCCGGGCAAGCTACTATCGCGCGAGTTTATTATGGAGCGGGTATGGGGTATAAATTTCGATACCGGCACCAATATGGTAGATGTATACGTAAACTACCTGCGCAACAAAATTCAAAAAGGGTTTGATAAAAAGCTTATTCATACGGTAATAGGCATGGGGTACATTCTTAAGGACTAA
- a CDS encoding HAMP domain-containing histidine kinase: protein MKIKTRLSLYFTLISSGALLLVLVAVYIAVFSFFTADFYNRLTDRTNLASQLYLKADELAADSMLQIQQKYLEKLPYEVIRIYDSNNMSAFKMKHNIYWSKDIINQVRKEGAVQYEEGDRKVVGKLYKDNQGTFVILASAVDENSERRLVMLGKITIVLFIIFGTGLFLAGRVFAQKALSPVDKIISQIRNIRSSNLHLRVSQVKSKDEIAELIDNFNQLLAHLQNAFELQQTFVANASHELRTPLTSIMGEVDVALEKSRDPKEYKRVLSSIAHDGARLQETITSLMELAQVDLNYTQAKLSPVRVDELIWELEEQWTAKKGPGMLKIQLADLPEDEQLLTLPANKQMLYIALNNIIDNAFKYSEPQPVTLSFEATANHIMLAVTDKGPGISKTNVEKIFQPFFRANKDKAIAGSGIGLYITSKIIELFKGTIEVVSDGRRGSAFVVKFLKR from the coding sequence ATGAAAATAAAAACCCGGCTATCCTTATATTTTACCCTTATTAGTTCGGGGGCACTGCTATTGGTTTTGGTTGCGGTATATATTGCCGTTTTCTCGTTTTTTACCGCCGATTTTTACAACCGCCTAACCGACCGCACCAACCTGGCATCGCAGCTATATTTAAAGGCAGATGAATTGGCCGCCGATTCGATGCTGCAAATACAGCAAAAATACCTGGAGAAACTGCCTTACGAGGTGATACGCATCTACGACAGTAACAATATGTCGGCCTTTAAAATGAAGCACAATATTTACTGGTCGAAAGATATCATTAACCAGGTGCGCAAAGAAGGGGCGGTACAATACGAAGAAGGCGACCGCAAAGTAGTGGGTAAGCTGTATAAAGACAACCAGGGTACCTTTGTTATACTGGCCTCGGCAGTCGACGAAAACTCCGAGCGGCGGTTGGTTATGCTGGGCAAAATAACCATTGTGCTATTTATAATATTTGGCACTGGTTTGTTTTTAGCAGGGCGGGTCTTCGCTCAAAAGGCGTTATCGCCGGTTGATAAGATCATTTCGCAGATACGAAACATACGGTCAAGCAACCTACACCTGCGGGTAAGCCAGGTAAAAAGTAAGGATGAGATAGCCGAGCTGATAGACAACTTTAACCAACTACTGGCACACCTGCAAAACGCTTTTGAGTTGCAGCAAACCTTTGTGGCCAATGCATCGCACGAGCTGCGCACCCCACTCACCAGTATTATGGGTGAGGTAGATGTGGCATTAGAAAAAAGCCGCGATCCGAAAGAATATAAGCGTGTGCTATCGTCAATAGCCCATGATGGTGCCCGCCTGCAGGAAACCATTACCAGCCTGATGGAACTGGCACAGGTAGACCTTAACTACACCCAAGCCAAGCTATCGCCGGTGAGGGTTGATGAATTGATATGGGAACTGGAAGAGCAATGGACAGCCAAAAAAGGCCCCGGCATGCTCAAAATACAATTAGCCGACCTGCCCGAAGATGAGCAGCTGCTTACCCTGCCCGCCAATAAGCAAATGCTGTACATCGCCTTAAATAACATTATTGATAACGCCTTTAAATACTCCGAACCGCAGCCCGTTACGCTAAGCTTTGAGGCTACCGCTAACCATATTATGTTAGCCGTTACCGATAAGGGCCCCGGCATTAGTAAAACGAACGTCGAAAAGATATTTCAGCCGTTTTTTAGGGCTAATAAGGATAAGGCCATAGCAGGCAGCGGTATAGGGTTGTATATCACCAGCAAGATCATTGAGCTATTTAAAGGTACTATCGAGGTGGTATCTGATGGCCGCAGGGGAAGTGCCTTTGTAGTTAAATTTTTAAAGAGATAG
- a CDS encoding TolC family protein, which produces MTNKFRILLLLLVLVAAAHTGAFAQTDTLKITFKEAEKTFLDNNLSLLAQKYNVDAAGALVQQAKLWDNPVLSTDQNITDATHKYFDHSGNNGQVLVQLSQLIKTAGKRGKQIAIANDGVQIQQAQFNDLLRNLHYNLLLDFAQVANLADQRKVYLTEIASATYMVDAIDKSYKAGNNSLKDVIRLKALLFGLQNDLVAIDGQLNDLQSELKTLLVTDPAKFIAPIITFTNSDTTLNAAVLADQAKNTRGDYLANRYLLDQNNHSLALQKAMAVPDVTIGATYDQNSSYARNYVGLEISLPLPFLNRNQGNIKNARLSAQSQEFVLKNSEVQVKNDVYAAVNQYNISKQLLGTSETDFYNKYDQLYKSMLKSFQQKQIGLQEFIDFFDSYRDTKLKILQQQVNLQKAIADLNYAVGSTVINPL; this is translated from the coding sequence ATGACTAACAAATTTCGAATATTGCTTTTACTTCTGGTGTTGGTTGCAGCGGCGCATACAGGTGCTTTTGCCCAAACCGATACCCTTAAAATTACCTTTAAAGAGGCCGAAAAAACTTTCCTTGACAATAACCTTAGCCTGCTTGCCCAAAAATATAATGTTGATGCAGCCGGCGCCTTGGTACAACAAGCCAAACTTTGGGACAATCCCGTTTTAAGCACCGACCAAAACATAACCGATGCCACCCACAAATATTTTGACCATAGCGGCAACAACGGGCAGGTACTGGTACAACTAAGCCAATTAATTAAAACAGCCGGCAAACGCGGCAAGCAAATAGCCATTGCCAACGATGGTGTGCAGATACAGCAGGCGCAGTTTAACGATCTGTTGCGCAACCTGCACTATAACTTGCTGCTCGATTTTGCACAGGTAGCCAACTTGGCCGACCAGCGCAAAGTGTACCTTACCGAGATAGCCTCGGCCACGTATATGGTTGATGCTATTGATAAATCGTACAAAGCAGGTAATAACTCGTTAAAAGATGTAATCCGTTTAAAGGCATTGCTCTTTGGTTTACAAAACGACCTGGTAGCTATTGATGGCCAGCTTAACGATCTGCAAAGCGAATTAAAGACATTGCTGGTAACCGACCCGGCAAAATTTATAGCCCCTATAATAACGTTTACAAACAGCGATACCACCCTAAACGCCGCCGTATTGGCCGACCAGGCTAAAAATACACGTGGCGATTATTTGGCCAATCGTTATTTGTTAGATCAGAACAATCACAGCCTTGCCTTGCAAAAGGCAATGGCCGTGCCTGATGTTACCATAGGCGCCACCTACGACCAAAACAGCAGCTATGCCCGCAACTATGTGGGTTTAGAGATAAGCCTGCCGCTGCCATTTTTAAACCGCAACCAGGGCAATATCAAAAATGCCAGGCTATCGGCACAAAGCCAGGAGTTTGTGTTAAAGAACAGCGAAGTGCAGGTGAAGAACGATGTGTACGCTGCCGTAAACCAATACAACATTAGCAAACAACTGCTGGGCACCAGCGAAACCGACTTTTACAACAAGTACGACCAGTTGTATAAAAGCATGCTGAAAAGCTTTCAGCAAAAGCAGATAGGCCTGCAGGAGTTTATCGACTTTTTCGACTCGTACCGCGATACCAAACTAAAAATATTACAGCAGCAGGTTAACCTGCAAAAAGCCATAGCCGACTTGAATTACGCGGTTGGCAGCACCGTTATTAACCCACTTTAA